A section of the Vidua macroura isolate BioBank_ID:100142 chromosome 23, ASM2450914v1, whole genome shotgun sequence genome encodes:
- the MIIP gene encoding migration and invasion-inhibitory protein, translated as MDLELLKRLRQASQDLLQRLRMKQEEIRKGLPSKQLLPASLHGSTAAERWIPLPRRVKENPVHAVKPTADPGEMVSVEPRAGPALSSSLQHSSSATGVQQQQGKTQEGADFHSSFPGKEKNVMPASAVITCGREISRVDGDGGAQGSPEKESFSLGHGENRKQSALLRGFHEKSHPGPSLSRVQNKETSEQHVVIREPQIPKSVLLMSQSKDLKKEARHVTFQLDPEEDAIPASSWSACPFLGYDWFAGLLDTKSSVTEKSEQYFTELHKFRQSNRETCIHQQHMEPKALDCTGPEQEVDLLTDSHKCVYRYRLNQRLFTVPVDSESACPVCKIPRAHQPPGTLEEPTCVRVSIPRSALLPAYKYKAHRRRSLEPADDLALPSHCLAGWENLVPSSSTLLSSLDLRASLEEKPSPCPHLDSVSRVSGEARTDKFLHLPHLAHLRFSRANRDTRQQLSVQTPLPQHSGS; from the exons ATGGACTTAGAGCTCCTGAAGAGGCTGCGCCAGGCCAGCCAGGACCTTCTGCAAAGGCTGAGAATGAAGCAGGAGGAGATCAGAAAGGGACTTCCCAGCaagcagctccttccagcaTCTCTTcatggcagcacagctgctgagaGATGGATCCCCTTGCCCAGGAGAGTG AAGGAAAATCCAGTCCATGCAGTAAAACCTACAGCTGACCCTGGTGAAATGGTGTCTGTGGAACCCAGAGCTGGCCCAGCCCTCAGTTCATCTCTTCaacacagcagcagtgccacaggggTACAGCAACAACAAGGGAAGACACAGGAAGGAGCAGATTTCcattccagctttcctgggaaagagaagaatGTTATGCCAGCGTCTGCAGTCATTACGTGTGGCAGAGAAATCTCCAGAGTGGATGGGGATGGTGGTGCTCAAGGAAGTCCAGAGAAAGAATCCTTCTCCCTGGGACatggagagaacagaaaacAGTCTGCTCTGCTGCGTGGTTTCCATGAGAAAAGTCATCCGGGGCCATCACTGAGCAGAGTGCAAAATAAAGAGACCAGTGAGCAGCATGTGGTCATCAGAGAGCCCCAGATCCCTAAATCAGTCTTGCTGATGTCTCAGTCCAAAGACTTGAAG aaggaAGCTCGTCATGTGACTTTTCAGCTTGACCCTGAAGAAGATGCCAtacctgccagcagctggtCTGCCTGTCCTTTCCTGGGCTATGACTGGTTTGCAG GGCTTCTTGATACAAAGTCTTCAGTAACAGAAAAATCAGAGCAATACTTCACTGAGCTGCACAAGTTCCGACAGTCCAACAGAGAGACCTGTATTCATCAGCAGCACATGGA GCCCAAGGCTCTGGATTGCACAGGTCCTGAACAAGAAGTGGATTTGTTAACTGATTCTCACAAGT GTGTTTACCGTTACAGATTAAACCAGCGCCTCTTTACCGTCCCTGTGGATTCAGAATCTGCCTGCCCTGTGTGTAAGATCCCACGTGCCCACCAGCCCCCAGGGACACTGGAGGAGCCAACCTGTGTCAG GGTCAGCATTCCCAGGTCTGCCCTTCTGCCAGCCTACAAGTACAAAGCCCATCGCAGGAGGAGCTTGGAGCCGGCAGATGACCTCGCGCTGCCTTCG CATTGCCTGGCTGGCTGGGAAAACCTGGTTCcttccagcagcaccctgcTGAGCAGTTTGGATCTGCGAGCCTCACTGGAAGAGAAGCCTTCTCCCTGTCCTCACCTG GACTCAGTGTCCAGAGTGTCAGGAGAAGCCAGAACTGACAAGTTTCTACACCTGCCTCACTTGGCACACCTGAGGTTTAGCAGAGCAAACCGGGACACCAGACAGCAGCTCTCAGTTCAGACCCCACTCCCTCAACACTCTGGATCATGA